The genomic segment TTTGTCATCAGGGAGTGCGACTCGTTTCTGCCCGCTTTAATACTCTCAGCTCCGGCGTCAGGTGTTTGCAGAGTTCTGCCTGCCTgcacagctaaagcagaaactatCAGTTTCGTGCCGGCTGAGTAACCACTggctgacaacactgtcagcagcccgacAGGAGAGACACTCATCATTTCATGCACCCATACACGGGTCCAGCTATTTAGGAGGTTTTTACTTAGTCTTAATGTTTCCTCAGTTCCTCAATCATGACAAGCACCCAAATTGTCCATGTTCCATCTCTATCATCACTTTAAAAAACTGCTACCACAGCCATATCTAAATCTTAGTTATAACTTTAGCATAATTCACATCTTCTTTTGTTTTGGACTTCACTAAAGGTAGGCCATGTTTCTAGTGCCAGCTCTTTCACTGTCAGTCACTTTAGCCAGGAGAAACTGACCTCCTGTCCCAGTGGGCATTCTGGCATTTGCCCACATCACTTTATTCGACAGCCTTTGAGAAAACGCcaaatttgcatttgtttagAGTGTACTGGAGCCCTAAGAGCAAAGAGTTTCAGAGCTGGCCTGGGGACAGTCCAACTGAGAAGTGGTCATAAATAGTGATGATAAATTACACCTGTGTGTAAATGAGCCAGACTGAGACACCATGGGCTCATTTCCAAACAGCAGGTTTCACCTTTTCAGCAGCATGGCTTTCTAGACACGTTGAGAGAAAACCTGTGAaacattaaatgtgtttaattatACATAACTTTTACAGAGCACATTGCAGGCAGTGTTGCACAAACATCCTCCCTTTCTACTGCCCTTCACAAAGCCCTCCACTGGGCTTTCTACATTACAAAGACCTTCCATTACCTCTCCATTAGGAGTTAAACTGGTACGAATACGTGGTCTCATTGTCTGGTGGGATCAATAAGGATGTTTTTATAGCCCATGCAATGTGACACTATCGATCCTGAGATGACTTGATGACCTTGATGTACAGTCAGTACACGTGAATGACCTTGGCAGATAGGCAGAACATTGAACAAAGAGTTAAagcatgtaaatgaaatgtctttttgtaTTGACATAGGCTTTATCAGAGCTGGACAGTTAGCTAATAATTAAAGGTCTCCAATGACATAAAGGCTAATTCAGTATATTTCATGTAGTTTTATCACCGTAAacctaaaataaaaaacaataagcAAACACAGATCAGAACTGaaccaacacacatacacattggggaacaggaagtgttttGGCATCTGATAAGCCTTTAACTCTCTGGATGTATTTTTGTATCTGGACTTTTGCATTGTATTTCCTCAATGCAGTCCTGTGTATCTTTCAATGCGGTGCTAATTTTCATTAGTCTAAAAGCAGTTTTAATTAAGAAGTTGAACTTAGCTCAGCTTTTGCCACAACGTAATGCAACATTATCCAGACTTACACTGATGCCAGCTGTTGTCATTTGTAACACAGAACTGTTAGAGTTTGAACTCTTCATTTAACGGAATAATTATCCATTAAAAAACATAGTATTATACATTATGCAGTCAAAGACAGTGCAGAACAGTCCTTAATGTGGCTACAGTACCTGCATAactacatacatatacacaccaCTGATCTCTGTTATATAATTACATTCGTTGGTGTGGTTGCACCTCTCTGCTGTAGTAATTGATTTGCAGTGTGATGACTTCTGTGAAGAAGTGCCAGCTTGCTGtaaagtaaatgtactgtatatctttctctctgtccctctcataTCTCTGTCTCCTTGAAGTTACTCTAAATGTCCTCTGTATCACGTTGATTCATAATATTGGATCACCTTTCCTGTGGCCTCTGGCTGAGGTGCTTTTGTAGATCTCTTGATTGGGACAGTAATTGAACTACTTGTGTGTGTTCAAAGTGAAGTCAAGGTTACCTGTACTGCCCATTTTTGATGCTTCATCTGATTCCAAATGGTgatattttctctccatttaTCTGGCCAAGACAGTATACCTTTCAGATATGCAGCTCTTATCCATTACCTCCCCTGACTTGTCCTCTTATTGATCATGAATCAGCAGCATTTGTgttacaaagcaaaaacagttCAATAATCTGCTTCTTTAGAGGTAAAATTATCTGAAGTCTGACTCTTCTATGTCTCATCAAATGCCTTCCGAGAAACATTTCTCTCCAAGAGGTAAGAATGTGTCTTAAGTGGATTGACAACCACCTGAGCTCCCttttatgttttgctgtttctgaTTTTGCATTTTGGtccatttctgctttattttcatcagtattattactgtttgtgtgcatgtgtcattGCAGttgctctgtgttgtgttttatttattattgtgtgATATACAGTGTTACTCCTCTGCCATCTGTATGCCATATGTAGTATGCATTTTCATGAAATCCCTTTGAATCTTTCTCTGATGATGCAACATCAGTTTGTTTGGTGCAAAGCTGCAGAATAAGACCGAAGGTGTCACAGTTCATTCATACCTTTTCCATATCACTTactctgctgtcactgctgcctGCCCAGCCTTAGTAAAGGTGAACTGTTCTGAACTTGTTCTGGTATTTCATGCTATTGAGTCTTCCCTAACCTGAGCTGTGACAGATGGAACATGACATGATCACTTAAAGGATTACTCCCAAAAATCTACCTTTTGAGTGTCAAACACCTGCCTCCTTTTAGGTTGGAAAGGTGGCCCTGAAAAGTTCCTAGTTTTCCTCTTCATTTAGGACGGCAGCAGAAAGGCAGCTTGGATTCACAGCAGTTACAGTGGattcaaactgaaacacaaagcaacaaaaaaaactcaaaactttCAGTGTAGTGCACTTCCCAGCTGTTGTTCCATATGTTTAGTATGTTCCAAACAATTGTTGCTTCGCCTAAACTTGCTAAATGTGCTGTTCCCAGTTTCAGAGATTTAACACATGACAGGACAGAAGTAGCATATTTAGCAATGTTGTAGGAGAAACTGAGTAACAGGAACAGCTGAGTATACGTCATTCCTGCATTTCAGTGAAGTATTCCTTTCATTTCCCTTTGAGAACTGAGTCTCTGCATCTCATTCTCATAGCAAACATCCCATTGTTTTTGTCTAATTCTTGTACAGTCTGCAGCTTTGCAACCACACCCACATCTGTTAAATCCTGCTGTGTGTatttacctgtctgtctttctctcccctgtcttctcttctttcccAGTTGATCAAAGTATGTTTGAGAACTCCATTGCCCAGCAGCAGAGTCCACAGATTTCCAGGCCCGGCCAGCCCTCAGCCCGACGCTCCCCAGCGTCAGCCAATCCCAACCTGGGGTCCAGCTCCACTGATTCTTCATCCTCCGGAGGCCAACAGAGGCTGAAAAATGCCATTAACCTGGGCAAGGCTGTTGGTGCAAAGGTTAGTATGAAACAGACATGGAACATTGACTTCTGCAGGTCCTGATGTACATACGTTCTTTATTTCTTCAACTGTTAATATGATTATAGAGTATGAGTTTAACATCTGAGTGGAAACTAACATAACTtaattctctctgtctgtttttctgcctccctgcctccctgccttccttccttccttctttccttccttctttccctccaGGTCAATGACTTGTTAAGACGAAAGGAGCCCAGCCACCTCGGGGACATCGGGGTGACTGAAGTCAACAAAAACGTTGGTGCCGTGTGGAGCTGCATGGACCAACTCAACCAGACCACTGCCAACAGGTAGGACTCATATTAGCCCACTTCTACAAACTCAGTTTGAACCTGGCCTCAACTAAACTTAATCTTAACTCTAATCCTGAACCCAAGATCATCATGAATCAAACAGTTCTGAAGATGaggaactgaagaagcctcttggatgagaggtgtCCTCAGGTAGCTACAACTAAGTCTCCCTTGTTTCAACAATTCTTGGCTAAGGCTACATATTCAATTTAATGATGAAACCACTGAATTACATTATCTTATTGCaggcaaaaatattaaattaccTTTGCTGAAAGTCTGTCACAGTGAATTAGGGACTGGGTCAGAAAAGGTGAATAATTTAAGATTTTCTCTGtgaaatgtggttttaaattaGTGATGACACATCAAAGGCGTCTGTCAGAGGTCTGAAATGGAAGAAGACTGaacttttcaacattttattcactgaaaatggaaatgccTTTTAATTTTGTCTTCATTACTTGGCTCCATACACACAGTCAAAgcatttcctgttgttgttccTGTGGTTCTGAATTCTGAGACTTGTTCCGGAGGCAGTGATGTGCTGTCTCTCCGGCTGATGAGCAGTCAAGCACAAGTCActtttcagcagctctgctcacatttactgctctgtgtttactttcattTACATATGATGATCTGTAAAGATGTTGCCGGACCACCAGCTGGTAACTGACTGACTCCTCATTGTTGAAACATGAATGTATGAGATGAGGAGTCAAGCCCCAAAACTTTCagcctttttcttcttctttttattcagAATGTGTCTTATGAGGTTTCATTTATTCCTGGATCCATATTGGTCCTACTTTGTACAAAAATATCAACCTGTTATAATGGTTTCTAGTTTATGATCCATTACTTTAGCAGTGTTTAATGAACTAAAATGTCTCTGTGTGCCCCCTGTCAGCTCCAGTGAAAGATCATGCAGCGCTAATAACAAGTTCTTTTTTATCACCATGGGATGTAGTTACCATGGTAATTTCCTGTCACTCTGCTAAAGTGTTTGTGAATGCACACAATGAGGTGTCATTAGATCTGGCTGGtaccctccaccctcctccacaTACACATGTTGCATCACTTGCAGTCACACACTCTAATTGGTCAAAAAGTGCAGGTATGATCctttcagtattttttaaatcatagtGGCCATCATCCAGTTAGTTATCAGCAAAAGGTGACATGTGTAGTATTGGTCAGCACAAAAGTTTTATGTGTATTGAGGCTCCATCTACATCTCATGACATATATTTTCTTCAGAAATTGAACTCTACTCAGAATTAGTCTTTGCATTTTCCTTCACGCTGCAGTTTCAGGACAACATTTCTAATTTTCCACTCACTTCACACTCACTTTTCTCCCTGTCATCCTCACATgcattttcctcctttcctctcctctcttccagTCACATCTCCTCCTTCGACTCCTTCCCTCGGCTGGACCCACCACCTCCTTCAGGGAAGAAGCGCCTCCCTCGAGCGCTGAAGACCACCCAGGACATGATGATCTCCTCTGATCCTGTGGTCTCTTCTCCGGACGCAGCAGACTCctcattcctctcctcccctgaaAAGACGCCCCTTATCACCAAGGAGGAGCTGAGGAACAGCGAGGTGCAGCAGCAGGgtgagaaggaggaagagaggtcAACAGATATCACAGCGCCGCAGGTCGACGACGGGAAGAAAGTCGCTGCTCAAACGGAGACGACAGGGAGCAACAGCAAGGTGGATGGAGTGATAGGTGGAGAAGAAGATGACACAGAAGACAGGAGCACTGAAGGAGACATGGAGGAACATCAGCCCCAGCTCCAGCTCTCTGTACCAGACCTGATCAACAAAGACCCCCCACTGCTGGAGCCCAGAGCCAAACCCTGCGACATCTGGCAGAAGGCGCCGGGGCCGGACTCCCGCCTCGCCTCCACCCCCTGCTCGGGGAAAACTCCCTGCCGCATCAGCCTGGGCGAGGAGGTCCTGCTGGGGAACGGCGCCCCCTGCGGTAAAGGCACCACACTGAGTGGCGAAGACACGGAGCCCCACCCAGACCTGCTGTCGTTTGAGTGACCAACAGAGCCGGGGTCCAGGTACCACTTCAGTATGATTCAAAAAAGTCTGGAACTTCTTAATTTCTACTCAAGAGGCTGCAAATGTCTGTGGCAGTAATTCAAACAGACTGCGATGAGTAGTGCGGATCAAATATTCACTGccactttttaaatatataactCTCCCTGCTCCAGGCTTTGCTTTAGGAAAAGGGATCAAGTTCTGCCAGGAGCCAGGGCTGCTTTTTAACTCTACACTACAGCTGTGGTTTAAAGGTCATGATGATAAAATGTGCCCTTGCATCATGGCTGATCTAGGGTCAGACAGACACTACACACTTCTCCctaatgaataaaaacaaggtTGACCAGCACTGGATGATGGGTCGATCCTCGGGGTTCATTTTAGTGCAGTGAAAGTTcagatataaatataataataatcaaaactGTAAAAGATTAAACTTTTCCCACAGTGTGCttatcatgttttatttctaaTATGTTAATAACATTTAGTGTCTGTGTAAGTAATGGAAAAACTATCAGATAATGTAATAATGAATGTAGTTTTATGAAATATCCCTTTTTGGCTGCAAATGCCTAAAAACAGCTTCATactgaatttagttttttttttttccttttttatcaGTGTTAAGATTTTATATCACAAGACCATCACACTTTTAATCCATTTAAAGGGACATTTCATCACGTTAGTCATAAATTCATATTATACAAAAGCTGCTACAATGAAACCAGTCAGAAATTGGAAGTAATATGACAACCAGAGTTAGTATGAAAGGAAACTGCTTTAAAAACTGTGCGCAGActcaggagaagaagaagaaggaaatgAGAGCGAGAGGTTGAACGAATGTGAATGTGTTGGAGAAGGCGAGGTTTTGGGGGGAAGTTcactttcagttcagtcagtaCAAAATGTCAAGAAGCCATTTCTGCCAGCGTTGACTCAGGACTGGAAACCTTATGACCTTAACTTCATCCATATTACATCATCTCTTATCCCTTTATCGGTCCAGTTAGAGGAACACTAACAGAACGTGTCCCCTCCTACACCGGCCTTTGGCCGAGAGCGTGACCCTGACAGTGACCTTTTAAAGCCGGTAAAAGTAAAGAATATTTATCAGTGAGTTCCTGCAGTCATAGTTATGTATTTTGAATAATTCAAATATCAGAATTACATGAAAAATTAGTGTAAAGATGTATTTATGAATCACATTATAAAGATCTTTTGATTTGTTGGTGTAATTCCAACGTAAACAGCAGATATTCGCCTTAatatttgtcactgtcacacacagtaTATTCTGAACCAGGAGTCCTCCTGACccactgaatatttttcactGTGGCGATTTGTCAGTGCAAATTTGTCAAGACTATTAACCCTggatatgatgatgatgtttgcTGTGTGCAGCAGGTAAAATTAGTTTGCGTTCAATCAGCCAGTACAAACAGTGGTGGTACTGGATCCAGGTTACATGAACGTATATCTGAGACAGGATGCTAACGACTTCCAGTTGTTggctgctgataaaaaaaaaaaaaatgtctttctgaACTGGCTGAACTGAAGGTGGATGTTTTCCTCCCCCTTAAAAAAACCTGACAGAGCTTCAGGACGAGCGGATGGATCGGCGGCATGTGGAGGACGGGCTGGAGAAAAGTTGTTTTGAGCAAAAGAGAGGCAAGATAATTAGATGTCatcagagagagatgaaagaggtgTATTTTATTCAAGCAGATCATTAAATGACAGACCAAAGAGACAAATTAGCGGCTCAGACATGTCGTTTTTGTCATATTGTTTTTAGAGAGCTGTCTGAGTGTAAAGAGAAGCAACAATTCATACAGAAGAGACTTTTTCACCTTTAATTTCACTTCATCTActaatgaaaaagtgaaaaaccaAAGTCAAAGCATTTCTAACATTTAA from the Lates calcarifer isolate ASB-BC8 linkage group LG17, TLL_Latcal_v3, whole genome shotgun sequence genome contains:
- the LOC127143469 gene encoding uncharacterized protein C1orf226 homolog, encoding MFENSIAQQQSPQISRPGQPSARRSPASANPNLGSSSTDSSSSGGQQRLKNAINLGKAVGAKVNDLLRRKEPSHLGDIGVTEVNKNVGAVWSCMDQLNQTTANSHISSFDSFPRLDPPPPSGKKRLPRALKTTQDMMISSDPVVSSPDAADSSFLSSPEKTPLITKEELRNSEVQQQGEKEEERSTDITAPQVDDGKKVAAQTETTGSNSKVDGVIGGEEDDTEDRSTEGDMEEHQPQLQLSVPDLINKDPPLLEPRAKPCDIWQKAPGPDSRLASTPCSGKTPCRISLGEEVLLGNGAPCGKGTTLSGEDTEPHPDLLSFE